The genomic region AAATAACGGCACATTTTGCCACGCAGTGAGGAAATTTCCGTGAGTGTAAGCGAAGCGGTAAATTCTGTAGGGTTAGCCTGGTAAAGTCAGCGTAACTGGCTGTCTTTCGAGCCTTTGCGATTATATCCGGAAAATGTGGCATTTTGTAAATCTTTCTCCTGCTGGCAGGTAATGCATAGCCGGACTCCCGGTACCGCTTGTCGACGTGCTTCCGGTATCGGATCGCCACACTCTTCGCATTCATACAAGCTATCACCGCGCGGAATTTCACCCCGTGCGCGAGCGACAGCATCTTCAATTGTACTGTTGATTTGTTCGTTCACAGCGTCATCATTTGCCCAGCCGGAAGCCATAGCGGATATCTCCTCTGCGTTGAAGTGACTCTATGAGTATAACGGTTAATTGCCGGATGGCGGCTGGCGCCCGATCCGGCCTACGGGCAGTTACGCCAGCCAGGTCTGATAAGCGCAGCGCCATCAGGCAGTATGACAGGAAAGATTATTTATAAATCGTAGCCGTTCCGTACATTTGGTTTTTGCCGCCAGCGGAATTGACGACAAAACCTTTCGCGCCTTGTTCCTGTGCTTTTTCCGCTAGTTTATCTTCCAGATCGCTCAGGTTCGTTGCGCCTCTCGCTGAGACGGTACCTGAGGCGCGAAGTTGCCCAGTATCGGGCGCACTCAGTGGTTGTGCTGCAGTCGCTGCAAACGTCACTCCGGCAAGTGAGAAAGCGGCGAGTAAAGCGAGGCATTTTTTCATGATGCTATCCTCTGTGAAACAACGGGTCGTACCTGTTAAGTGTAGGTCGCCAGTCGGGTAAAATTGACGCAAAAAATTGATGATGACGTGGTCAAAATTTGAACGACATTGATTTGCTAAATCTGACAAATCAATAAGATGCACTACACTGGTGCGAAGCCTGTTTACCGCGCTGCGTTATACGGGTATCTTACGCCGCTGTTAACAGGAGAATGCTATGTCCCCCCAGAAACCGGGATTACATCCGCGTAATCGCCACCACAGCCGCTACGATCTTCCTACGCTCTGCAAGGGCACACCTGAGCTTGCGCAGTATCTTGTTCTTACCCCTGCGGGTGAGCAAAGCGTCGATTTTGCCAACCCTCTGGCGGTAAAGGCGCTGAATAAAGCGCTGCTGGCGCATTTTTATAGCGTGGTGAGTTGGGACATTCCTGAAGGTTTTTTATGCCCACCGGTACCGGGGCGCGCGGATTATATCCATCATCTTGCCGATCTTCTTGGCGAGACTACGGGGAACATCCCGAGCAACGCCTCTGTTCTTGACGTGGGCGTGGGCGCGAACTGCATCTATCCGCTGATCGGCGTACATGAATATGGATGGCGCTTTACCGGCAGCGAGACACATGACCAGGCGTTAGCCAGCGCTCAGGCGATTATTAACGCTAATCCTGGGCTGACCCGCGCAATTCGTCTGCGTCGGCAGAAAACGGCGAACGCAATCTTTAATGGCATCATCCATAAAAATGAACAGTATGATGCGACGTTGTGCAACCCGCCGTTCCACGACTCCGCAGCGGCCGCACGCGCAGGGAGCGAGCGCAAGCGGCGCAACCTGGGGCAAGATAAAAACGACGCGCTGAACTTTGGCGGCCAGCAGCAGGAACTGTGGTGCGAAGGTGGCGAAGTCGCTTTCATTCAGAAAATGATTGCCGAAAGCCAGGCCTATGGCCGCCAGGTGATGTGGTTCACCACGCTGGTATCACGCGGTGAAAATCTGCCTCCGTTGTATCGTGCACTCACTGATGTGGGTGCCGTTAAGGTCGTTAAAAAAGAGATGGCCCAGGGCCAAAAGCAGAGTCGCTTTATCGCCTGGACCTTTATGGATGACGATCAGCGCCGTCGTTTTGTTTCGCGTCAACGCTAAAGCGTGGGTTCACTCGGCGGCAGCGGTGCGGGCGTAGACGATGCCGCCGGCGCAGATCCCGGCGCAGGTAAAACCTGATACGTCTGTACCGGAGGCCGCACGCCAGCCAGGTCGAAATGTTTTTTGACCTGGCTGTCCAGCGCAAAGCGAACTGTCCACTGTTTCAGCGGCAGGGTGGTAAACGACACGCGTAGCGTAAAGGCGGTATTGGTTAACCCCACAATTCCGGCAAATGTTGGTTCCCCGATGATCAACCCGCGCACGTCCTCGATTTCCATCACGGCGGCAACGGCATCTTTCAGCGCCTGGTTGGCCTTGTCCGCATCTTCCAGGCGATCCACATCGTAGTTGGCAACAACGGAACCAATCCCGCGCACAAAGTTGGCAAATGTGGTGATCGATGACCAGGGGATAATATGGTACGCCCCGGTGTCCTGGCGAACACCGACGGAACGAATGGTCATCCTTTCTACCGTGCCGGTGAGGGGGCCGATCGTCACCAGATCCCCGGTGTTCATCCCGTTTTCAAACTGAATAAATATCCCCGTAATAATATCCTTCACCAGCGTTTGCGCGCCAAACGATATCGCCAGACCGAGCGCACCGGCACCCGCCAGCAAAGGGGCGATGTTGACGCCAATTTCAGAGAGCACAATCATAATGGTGATTGTGCTGATGATCACCGCCAGCGCATTGCGAAACAGCGTCAGTAACGTGCGGGTGCGGGCACTGGGCAGCGGACGTCCATGAATATCCGAGGCCAATCGGTTTTCGATCAGGCTGGCAAGGACTGTCCAGCCCACCGCCGAGAAAAACAGGATTAGCGCAATGCGGATCAGAATATCGACGGTCTTTTCACCCGCTCCGTTATGCAGCCAGTTCCAGAAATCAAACAATCCCCAGGCGCTGAGCAGCAGCATAATCGCGATGCAGACCGTAAGGATGCGCGCAACGTTCAGCGCCGTAGACAGCCAGCCGTTGAGACGCTTTTGCAATTCAGGGTAGTTGCGTTGTGTATGGGGGGAGAGGGTAATTGTCTTGGCGATCCAGCGGGAGAGCATTCCGGAAACAAAAGCGGCAATGCCGATGATCAGCAGGCTGCGTACCGTCGCGCCCATCATAAACTTCAGGCTGTTGCCCGGGTCGAATAATGAAAAGAAAAACAGCACGATAAAATAGGCGCTTGCCAGCCAGTGCCACACCAGGGCAAAGGCGCGAATAAACAGGCTAAAGAAAGCCAATGACCGTTCCGCCAGATTCAGCAAATGCTCGGTAATCTCTTTCTTGTTGTGAAAGATCAGATACAGCGCCCACAGGGTAATGCAGAGCATAATGACCACGTTGGCAATCGCCCCCATCTGCACGTTCACCTGATTAGAAATAATCGGCACGGCGACGATCAGCCCATAGCCAATCAGGCTGCTCAGCGAGCTGAGTCGACGGCTCCAGTAGCGCGCATTGGCATCCTCGATCGCTAGAGGCCGCAGCGCCGGCACATTCGGACAAAAGATGAGGCGCAGAATCGCTTTGAAAAACTCGATCAGCGCAAAGGCATTCAGAAACAGGCTTTGTTGAAAGGCGATGGTCTGGCTTCCGGCGCTTAACCTGTAGATCAGCAACTGGCCGACAAACAGGGTCAGCGCCAGTAGCAGCAGGTCGATAATGAACGCGCCGACGATCATGGCCGGTAGCTGAAGCCAGTTGTTGCGCTCGCGGTTTTTGTTACGCGCCCAGCGGCCCATTTTACGGTACAGCGGGATCATGCACAGGCGCACCAGCCAGAAAAAGCCAAAGACGGCGACGGCCAAAAGCATGAAATGACTCAGGGCGTTGGTGAACGTTTTGCTGTTGAATGGCTTATGCGGCGTATCGGTGATATTGCGATAAAGCTGGGCAAAGCGATCGGAGAATGCCTCCACGTATTGCCGGCTATGGTCGGTCAGGTTTTCAAGAACCGTTTTTTCTTCAATGAGCTCTGGCGGGGTGATTTTCGGCACCGGCTCCTGAGGTGGGGTGGTTGCCACGGTGCGCAACTGGTCAATCAACTCTTTGCGTGATGCGTCATTTTCCAGTACATCCGCCAGCGCCGCATAGGCCGCTTTTTTTTGCTCGACGTCAGGTTCCGCCACCGGCGCGGCTTTGTCGTCAGTGGCTGGGGTGACGCCGGGTATAGTGACCGCCTGGGCCGGTGCGCCCAGCAGGCAAAAGAGGATGAACAGGATCCACCGCATGACTCCTCCAGTGAGAAAACAGAACAAAAAGATAAGTATAGCGGGTGGAGAGAAGGCGTTTCGAAATGAGAAGAGTCGTAAGAGGTTCCCCCTTCGGGTGGAAGGGGGCGGGGCCGTCAGGAAACGTGCTGCAGGAACTCTTGCAAACGCTGGCTGGGCGGGTTTTCAATCAGGGTTTGCGGATTACCATCTTCGGCGATGCGACCTTTATCGATAAAGATCAGGCGCGAGGCAACTTTCTCAGCAAAGCCGATTTCATGCGTGACGATGACCATAGTCATCCCTTCTTCCGCCAGATCCTGCATCACTTTTAACACTTCATGGCGCAGTTCCGGGTCAAGCGCAGACGTTGGCTCATCAAATAACATCATTTTGGGTTTAACTGCCAGCGCACGGGCAATCGCAACGCGCTGCTGCTGACCACCCGAAAGCTCAGAAGGGAAATGATGAGCGCGTTCGGCCAGACCGACTTTCGCCAGCAGCTCCTTCGCTTGTTTCTCCGCATCTTCTTTCCGGGTGCCACGTACGCGCAGCGGGCCGAACATTACGTTTTCCAGCGCCGTCAGGTGCGGGAAAAGATAAAACTGCTGGAAAACCATTCCGGCTTCCTGGCGAATCAGTCGTTCGTCAACTTTGGGGTCGTTGACCTTCAGCCCATCGACGAACAGGTCACCAGACGTAATCTCTTCAAGTTTATTAATGCAGCGCAGCAGCGTGGATTTACCGGAGCCGGATGGCCCGATAATCACCACCACCTCCCCCTGACGAATGCTTAAATCGATGTTATGCAGCACCTGGGTTGGACCGAAGTGCTTGGAAACGTTTTTAAATTCAATCACAGGATTTTCATCCTTCTTTCCAGACTACGCAGAACGATGTTCAGGACCTGCGTAATAATAAGATAGATAACCCCTACCGCAGTCCAGATCTCTAGTGCGCGGAAGTTTCCGGCAATAATCTCCTGACCGCTGCGAGTCAGTTCCGCCGCGCCGATCACAATGAACAGCGAGGTGTCTTTAATGCTGATGATTAACTGGTTGCCAAGCGAAGGCAGCATGCGGCGCAGCGCCAGCGGCATAATCACGTGACGGATGGTTTCACGACGAGACAAACCCAGCGCCAGACCGGCCTCACTGAAGCCTTTATGAATCGACAGCACCGAACCACGGGTAATTTCAGCGATATACGCGCCGGAGTTGATCATGATGGTGATAACGGCGGCGCTGAAGGTGTCGATGCGTAAGTCCGGGAAGGCCATCGGCAGCGCAAAGTAGATGTACATCACCTGGACGACGATCGGCGTGCCGCGGATGATTTCAATAAACACGAGGGAGACGTGATTGGCAATCCAGCCGCCGTAGGTACGGGCTAAACCCGCCAGCAGGCCAATGATAATCCCTCCAGCCAGACCGAGGATTGAGATCCACAGGGTCATTTTGGCGCCCTGGAGCAGGATCGGAATGGCGGGCCAGATAGCACTCCAGTCAAACTGCATATTTTATTCCTGTTACCGTGGTGAAAATAGCCTATCGGGCGATGGCTAAAAATGTAGGCCCGGTAAGCGCGATCGCCACCGGGCGTTACAGAGCCTGATTGTCAGACCGTATTATTTAGGTTCAGTACCGAACCATTTTTTGTAGATTTCGTTATAGGTGCCGTTATCACGCAGGGTTTTCAGTGCACCGTTTACTTTTTCACGCAGTTCGTCGCTGCCTTTCGGGAAGGCGATACCGTACTGCTGTGCTTCCAGAGAGTCGCCCACCGCTTTGAACTGACCGTTACCGGCAGTCTTGATGAAGTAGAGGATGTTCGGCGTATCGTGCAGAACCGCGTCGGCACGGTTAGTACCCAGCTCCATGTAGGCGTTGTCGATGTTCGGGAACTGACGCAGATCTTTGGTCTTGATGTTCGCTTTTGCGTAATCAACAGAGCCGGTGCCACTCTTCACCGCGACGACTTTACCGTCCAGATCTTTGACGCTTTTCACATCATCATTGTTTGCTTTGACCATCACTAACAGGCCGCTTTTGTAGTAGCCCTCAGAGAAGTCGATCGCTTTTTTACGTTCATCGGTGATGGTGATACCTGCCAGCGCCAGGTCGACGTTTTTGGTTTGCAGCGCCGGGATAATACCGCTGAAGTCCATTGGCTTCAGTTCATAATCCAGCTTCAGTTCTTTCGCCACTGCGGCCCACAGGTCAATATCAAAGCCAACGTATTTGTCGCCCTGTTTGAATTCAAACGGTACGAATGCGGTGTCGGTTGCGACAACCAGTTTCTTATCTGCGGCATGAGAAGAGACCGCAAAAGCCAGGGTAAGTGCTGCCAGTGAAACTTTAAATACAGACTTCATAGCATTTCCTTTTTTTTATCCACGGGGCGATCCCCTGAAAGAACAATTGGCTTAATGAAAAAATCGTGCCAACTTTGCAACTTGTTGTTTTAACAAGAAGCTGCCAGAGCAGGATGCGCAGCTGGCGAGGCAATAACCGCTTTTTGCACCTCCCTGGGGCACTGTTTTGGTGCATCTCAGGCAGAGGGTAAGCAGAGTGTCTATTTAGCGCAAATATTGTAGACAAAACAACCTTTCATTAACGATTGTGTGAGGTGATTATTACAATGATTTTACTTTGCGGCCTGCGGGAGGGAGTCTGTTGCACCATTAATGTGCAAAACCCCCGCCAGAGCGAGGGTTATAGAGGAAATACTTATGACGAAATTATTCGATGTTGGATTCAATGAACCACAGGAATTTATCGAGGTCGCGTGAGGCGGCGGTAAAGATATCGGCAGTATCTTCGTCTTTCGCTTCGCCAATCGCCTTACGAACATCATTCGCGACGATCGCATAACGATCTGCCAGCTCTTTCAGGTGATCCTGAACGGTATGGATATCCAGCGGATAGCTTTTCAGCGGCGTTTTGCTGTTAATTACCTGTGTGGTGCCCAGAGCAACGCCACCTAACTGAACCGCACGCTCTGCCATGGTATCGAGATGGTCGGTTAATGCAGTACGAAAGCCGTCCAGCATTTCATGCACGGCAATGAAATTAGCACCGCGCATGTTCCAGTGCGCCTGCTTAGTGATCAAAGACAGGTCGATAAACTGGATCACCTGGCGATTCAGCAGCTCAACGGTGGCTTTTTTATCGCTGTCAGAAACATCGTTGCGGGTATAAAGCAGATTGGACGCTTTTGTTTTTACTAATTTAGCGGTACTCATAATTTCATATCCTCTTGATGTTATGTCCCAGTAATTGACGAAACTAAGTATAGCACTGGTTATAGTTTCTGCTTTTCTGGCTCTCCCTATCGCTTTAATAGTACATAACAACGAAGATATTTAATTGCATGATTATTCATGAGGTTGCGAGCGTGGTAGGCTGGCGGTTTTATTGAGGAATGAAATCAATCAGGACGCAGAAATAGGATTGTCACCCTGGCAAGACGTGAAGGAATATAGAGGAAATAACCGCGCATATGATTAGGCGAAATTCTGCATGGTTATGTAAACCATGCAGAAAAATTAATTTACATCTATCTTTTTAATCTTACTTTCCTGGCGCGCCGTAAGGGTTGAACCCATTGATGCCGCAATGATGGCGGCAAGTGCCAGCAATTGTAGGGAGGTGAGCGTCTCCCCGAGGAACATAGCACCCGCCATGGCAGCCAACGCCGGTTCCATGCTCATCAGCGTCCCAAAGGTTCGGGTGGGCAGGCGCGTTAAAGCAATCATTTCCAGAGAGTAGGGCAGCGCTGTCGACAGAACAGCGACGCCCAGACCTAACGGGATCACCGACCAGTGAAAGAGTGCTTCTCCTGCCTGCACTGCGCCTAGCGGCACAAACACAATAGCCGCAATCAGAGAACCGACCGCAACGGTCGCGGGACCATGTTCAGCCCCTGCGCGTTGGCCGCTAAGAATATAGAGCGCCCAGCAGGCACCCGCACCCAATGCCATCGCAGCACCAGGCAGATCGACATGTGAAACATCCTGCCCCAGTGGCAGCAGAAACCAGATCCCCAGCACCGCCAGAACCACCCAGATAAAATCAACGGGGCGTCGTGAAGCAAACAGTGCAACGGCCAGCGGCCCGGTAAACTCCAGAGCCACCGCGATCCCTAACGGGACTGTCTGAATAGACAGGTAAAAGAGATAGTTCATCCCGCCAAGAGAAAGGCCATAGAACAACAACGGTAGCCGCTGCTCTTTGGCAAAACGCAGGCGCCAGGGTTTGAAAAACAGAACAAGAATCAGTGTTCCCAGCGCCAGACGAATGGCGGTAACCCCCGGCGCGCCAACAAGGGGAAACAGTGATTTTGCCAGTGAAGCGCCGCTCTGAATCGAGATCATGGCGATAACCAACACTAAAATATAAAGCCATACCGACGTTTTACGTGACGACCCTGGCATCCCTTCTCCTGTCAATTACTGTCAAATGAAGTAAAAAAAGCAGTGTAATGGAAATAACCCTTTGCGGTTGAGTCTTTGTTGAAAAAAAGTTCCCTGAATTCCGTAGAATGACCCAATATTGATGGATGCATTCACTGAGTGATTAGGATTTATCTGGATGAAAGCACCATGTTATGCGCGTAATAATGGGCTAAATGTTCGGAAAAATGATGTTATTTGAAAGAGATAGCTGCTTTGTGAAATGATTTGTTACACGAATTGGCCCCTTAGACATCACTAATCACAAAGAGTTTCTCATCAATTTTTGATATATTTAAAACTTAGGATTTATTTGAAGCACATTTGAGGTGGTTATGAAAAAAATTGCATGTCTTTCAGCACTGGCCGCAGTACTGGCTTTCACCGCAGGTTCCGCCGCAGCCGCGACTTCTACCGTAACCGGTGGTTATGCTCAGAGCGACGCTCAGGGTATGGCTAACAAAATGAACGGTTTCAACCTGAAATATCGCTACGAGCAGGACAACAACCCGCTGGGCGTAATTGGTTCCTTCACTTACACTGAAAAAGATCGTACTAACAGTGCAGGCGATTACAACAAAACTCAGTACTACGGCATCACTGCGGGTCCGGCTTACCGTCTGAACGACTGGGCAAGCATCTACGGTGTTGTAGGTGTTGGCTACGGTAAATTCCAGGATACCAACTATCCGACCCAAAAAGATGACACCAGCGACTACGGTTTCTCTTACGGTGCTGGTCTGCAGTTCAACCCGATCGAAAACGTTGCTCTGGACTTCTCTTACGAGCAGAGCCGTATTCGTAGCGTTGACGTAGGCACCTGGATCGCAGGCGTCGGTTACCGCTTCTAATCACTTCGGTGATAATAAAAATCCGCCTCAAGGGGCGGATTTTTTTTTGGCGGAAGATTGCTGTAGGCCGGATAAGGGATTGATGCCGCCATCCGGCAATATTGCCCGGTGACGCAGACGTTTACCGGGCCTACTTAATAGTGAAAATGTCGGTGCCAAGGTGGTCGTAATCGACCTTCTGCAGTTTGAAGTTGGTGATATAGACCGGCGGTGCTTTCTTTTCAGAAATAAAGCGGTACTTCGTCTTAATCTCCTTCGCGCTTATCCCTGTCCACTGCGAGAAAAAGCCGAGAAAGTCGTTCGCTGAGCGACGCGCTTTGATGATCTTGTGCGCTTTATCATCGCTGGAGAGCACCATAAACGGGACCTGAAAGTTCTGCTGGAACTTGTCGTCATGCGCCAGATACTGCACTTCTTTACCGCGCTCTTTGAAAGCCAGACCGTGGTCGGAGAAATACACCAGCGAAAAACTGTCGCCGCTGTTGCGTAACTGGTCGTAAAGCTTGCGCAGCAGTTCGTCGGTTTGCGTCATGGTGTAGAGATAGCATGACGTTTCTTTGGACTGCACGAATGTTTCATATTTGCCCTGCGTGCGGTCACAGGCCTGCGGATGAGAACCCATCAGATGCAGAACGATAAGCTGGGGCTGGGTACGTTCGGTTTCCAGCACCTGCGATGTCATTGTTAACAGCGCGTCGTCCTGGGTATTTTTGTCTGCTTCAAAGTCACCGCTTTTCAGGAACTGAACTTCGTCGGCACGCTTCGCGATGCTGGCAATGGCGGTGTCGTACTCGCCAATCTGCCCCTGATTCGAGAACCACCATGTCTGAAAACCCGCACGGTTTGCCAGCGTAACAAAATTATCCTGAAACTGTGGCTGATTATCCACGACCCGGTTGAGGGTCAGGCCCAGCGATTTCTGCGTTGAACCGCTGGCGGCAATATAATCAGTAAACAGGTAGCCGTTGACGCTGCTGGCAAAGGGCGTGTTATCCCAGTGGCCACCGAATGCGCCCAGGGCATCGCGGCGAACGCTTTCGCCAATCACCACCACATAAGTGTGATACTTCGGCTTCACCGCCGTGATGGTCCAGGTGTCTTTCATTCCAGCCAGCTTCGCCATTCGTTCCTGCTCTTCAATCACCTCATTATTATTAACGATGACGTCTTTGGCGAAGCGGAACACCGGGTAGCCGGTATCTTTTAATTTAAATACGCCACCCCAGGCCAGGTTTTGTACCGGGGTGACAAAAAACGCGATGACGCTGAACAGCAGACACAGCGTGTCGATTTTGTTCCAGCGCGGTTTCTCTTCTTCTTTTTTTCGGCGCACGGCTATAACCCCGAGCGCAAAAATAAAGACGCCGACCAGATAGCTGTACCACGGGAATATAGTCAGCATCTCCGTGGATTCTTCCATATTGGTCGAATGCATCGCCAGCAGGGTATTAAAGTTCGGCGAGCCATAGGCCTGGCCGAAAGGAAAATACATTGCCGCAATCAGCGAGCAAAGCCCGATCACCACCTTTTGCGCCCGCACAGAAGTGCGCCAGAGCAGTAGCAAAATGCAGGTAAATGCCACGGTGTAAAGCAGACTAAACGCGTAGCCCAACGCCAGGTTGATCAGCAGCGACTGTAAAAAGTAAAAGCCAGTCCAGGGGCTAATGGCCCGACTGCGGGCAACAAGCGTGTCTTTGAGGGTTAAATTCATATACCACTATCGCAAAAACGCCATGTGCTTACCCTGGCGTCAAGGGTCATTACCTGCTGAGAGTGCGTGGAGAGGGGATGTGGTCCGCATCTGCGAGCCGCAATATAGGCAGGGCTGCACGAAGATAGAGCGTGTGAATGTTTTGGTCAACTGGCTGAGAGAAATTGTTTTGCGAAGAGGTTAGCAAATCCGACAAAAAGAAGGGTTAATTTGGGCTAAACGCCAGTATAGCGGGGGAATATGACAACAAAATGAAGCGGCGTACCGCGACGCCGCATTATTTAGAAGAGGGCTTATCTTGCTCGGGTTTGCTGTTGATCATATCGCACAGCATTGAGAGCAGCATTAACCGGACCTTAAAGGGGGAATGAGTAAACACGCGCATACACCTCTTGAATTCGTTCATAGTGACCTCCTGACTTCCAATCCCTCAATCCGTAAGGGATGCCTGCATTACATACAGATATAGCACAGGCTATATTATATAGCTATTGCTAAAACGTTAAATTTTTGTGCGGGGGCAACTCTGGTTTACAATGGTCGTTCTCTAATAAGATGCTGTAACCGCGTCACACGAAAGAGGAAGCACAATGAGTCGCCGCGCAGGTACGCCAACAACCAGAAAAGTGACGCAGTTAGTTAACGTGGAAGAACACGTCGAGGGATTCCGCCAGGTCAGAGAGGCGCATCGGCGTGAGCTGATTGACGATTACGTCGAACTGATTTCCGACCTGATTATCGAGGTCGGTGAGGCGCGTCAGGTCGACATGGCTGCACGGCTCGGCGTTTCTCAACCGACGGTGGCGAAAATGCTCAAGCGTCTGGCAACGGTAGGGTTGATTGAAATGATCCCTTGGCGCGGTGTCTTTTTAACCCCGGAAGGGGAGAAGCTGGCGCAGGAGAGCCGTGAACGTCATCAGATCGTCGAAAACTTCCTGCTGGTACTGGGCGTTAGCCCGGAGATTGCCCGTCGTGATGCCGAAGGCATGGAGCACCATGTGAGTCAGGAAACCCTCGACGCTTTTCGCCAGTTTACTGAGCAGCATGGAACAGTTGCTGAATGAACCTTCCTTTTATGCGCGCACTGAAGCGCGATCGTTTTTTTCAGCTACTGATTATCGTTGGTATTGGATTGAGCCTGTGTGTGCCGTTTACACCGCACACCTGGCCTGGCGCCATTGACTGGCATACGATCATCACGCTAAGCGGATTAATGCTGCTGACCAAAGGCGTTGAGCTTAGCGGCTATTTTGATGTGGTGGGAAGAAAAATGACCCGCCGTTTCGCCAGTGAACGCCGTATGGCGATGTTCATGGTGGTCGCCGCCGCTGTACTTTCAACGTTTTTGACCAATGATGTCGCGCTGTTTATCGTGGTCCCGCTGACGATTACCCTCAAAAAGCTGTGTGCCATTCCGGTTAACCGGCTGATTATCTTTGAAGCGCTGGCGGTGAATGCCGGTTCACTGCTCACGCCTATTGGGAATCCGCAGAATATCTTAATTTGGGGGCGTTCCGGCCTCTCCTTTGCCGCGTTTATTGGTCAGATGGCGCCGCTGGCGGCGGTGATGATGCTGACGCTGCTAATTCTGTGCTGGTGCTGTTTCCCCAATAAGCCGCTGGAATATCACACCGGGACACAAACGCCTGTGTGGCAGCCCCGACTAGTGTGGAGCTGTCTGGGGCTGTATATCGTCTTTCTGACGGCGCTGGAGTTAAAACAGGAGTTGGTGGGGCTGGCGATTGTGGCGGCGGGTTTTCTGCTGCTGGCGCGTCGGGTGGTAGTCAGCGTTGACTGGACGCTGCTGCTGGTCTTTATGGCGATGTTTATTGATGTCCATTTACT from Citrobacter sp. RHB25-C09 harbors:
- the ompX gene encoding outer membrane protein OmpX, whose amino-acid sequence is MKKIACLSALAAVLAFTAGSAAAATSTVTGGYAQSDAQGMANKMNGFNLKYRYEQDNNPLGVIGSFTYTEKDRTNSAGDYNKTQYYGITAGPAYRLNDWASIYGVVGVGYGKFQDTNYPTQKDDTSDYGFSYGAGLQFNPIENVALDFSYEQSRIRSVDVGTWIAGVGYRF
- a CDS encoding phosphoethanolamine transferase; translated protein: MNLTLKDTLVARSRAISPWTGFYFLQSLLINLALGYAFSLLYTVAFTCILLLLWRTSVRAQKVVIGLCSLIAAMYFPFGQAYGSPNFNTLLAMHSTNMEESTEMLTIFPWYSYLVGVFIFALGVIAVRRKKEEEKPRWNKIDTLCLLFSVIAFFVTPVQNLAWGGVFKLKDTGYPVFRFAKDVIVNNNEVIEEQERMAKLAGMKDTWTITAVKPKYHTYVVVIGESVRRDALGAFGGHWDNTPFASSVNGYLFTDYIAASGSTQKSLGLTLNRVVDNQPQFQDNFVTLANRAGFQTWWFSNQGQIGEYDTAIASIAKRADEVQFLKSGDFEADKNTQDDALLTMTSQVLETERTQPQLIVLHLMGSHPQACDRTQGKYETFVQSKETSCYLYTMTQTDELLRKLYDQLRNSGDSFSLVYFSDHGLAFKERGKEVQYLAHDDKFQQNFQVPFMVLSSDDKAHKIIKARRSANDFLGFFSQWTGISAKEIKTKYRFISEKKAPPVYITNFKLQKVDYDHLGTDIFTIK
- the mntS gene encoding manganase accumulation protein MntS produces the protein MNEFKRCMRVFTHSPFKVRLMLLSMLCDMINSKPEQDKPSSK
- the mntR gene encoding manganese-binding transcriptional regulator MntR — its product is MSRRAGTPTTRKVTQLVNVEEHVEGFRQVREAHRRELIDDYVELISDLIIEVGEARQVDMAARLGVSQPTVAKMLKRLATVGLIEMIPWRGVFLTPEGEKLAQESRERHQIVENFLLVLGVSPEIARRDAEGMEHHVSQETLDAFRQFTEQHGTVAE
- a CDS encoding anion transporter produces the protein MNLPFMRALKRDRFFQLLIIVGIGLSLCVPFTPHTWPGAIDWHTIITLSGLMLLTKGVELSGYFDVVGRKMTRRFASERRMAMFMVVAAAVLSTFLTNDVALFIVVPLTITLKKLCAIPVNRLIIFEALAVNAGSLLTPIGNPQNILIWGRSGLSFAAFIGQMAPLAAVMMLTLLILCWCCFPNKPLEYHTGTQTPVWQPRLVWSCLGLYIVFLTALELKQELVGLAIVAAGFLLLARRVVVSVDWTLLLVFMAMFIDVHLLTQLPALQGLLNHVGTLSEPGLWFTAIGLSQFISNVPSTILLLNYVPPTVLLAWAVNVGGFGLLPGSLANLIALRMANDRRIWWRFHLYSLPMLLWAALVGYGLLQLR